In the Drosophila teissieri strain GT53w chromosome 3R, Prin_Dtei_1.1, whole genome shotgun sequence genome, CCGCGAACGTGTTTTGAGTTTCTGACCATCCAGTCCAGTTCACTCCcctaacatatatatatatatatataaatatatagatatgtcTATATATGCCATATATAGTTTGTGTGTGGGGCGAGCCAATTTGTCGGGGGAATTCGCACTGTATCTGTGATGAGTCCATTTGCCAAAGGTTTGTCAGCCCCGTAACGAgtattaattgaattattcacAGCGCAAAAAAAAGACAGAAAGTTCACACCTGCTACATTAAAAGcggttaaattttaatcgGCTTGGCaactgttttttgtttgtctgcttaATAGTTAATAAGTTTTTCCACAGcgactttgttgttgttttgcaggGATATATGCCATATAGCTGGGGTTATTAGTGATGGAGACACTGAGGGACAGCACTTGCAGATATATTCAAGAGTTCTGTTCGAAGAACTCTTCTTTATAGGCATTTATCGTGCGTCTATatatcaagtatatatatgcGATGAATCCGACAAAGCatgctcgcacacacacgctcactcacacacacactcttgAACTTACACActcgacaacaacaaagctCTTGGCGTTACGCGAGTTATGTTCAAAAAGCGTAGCGAATCCGAGAGGAGCGAAGCGAAAATCGCGTCCGCAGCGTTTGGACGCTCGGCGGCAACTATTGTGCTATTACAAAAATACACGCTCTCGAAGAATCTCCAACTGAAGCCCTTCCACCGCCCAAACCCcccaccaacacacacacacaaacgcacacagaAAATATCAAAGCTATCTGTGTGTGTCAACAAAAGTTTAGCAGCTGTTCGCGTTGCTAAGCTTTTCATGACGCGCAGAGAAAGCGTAAAGAGAATTCCACCGTTAAAGTACAACTAAGAGAGCTCCACTTAAATCGAGACGGGGCTGCCAACTTATTGCGTTGCAGCCCGCGAATTTATTATCCATTCAAATATGCCATAGTGTggtttatacaaatatatcaaattataTCGAGCACTAATCAAGAAAATAGCAAATGCCAAGTTATTTGGAAGCCTGCAAACAGCCTttacattttatgtttaatccacataaaatattcaaagtatatttatttatttagtacCTCACAATATTTAAAGGTAAAACCGCCAGCTTGTGGTATTTTCATGATTAACGCTCGGTGTGTTTGTGATCAAAGTTTAGACCCGCCCATTGGGGCCTTACAAATCTAAGCTCCCCCAAAGGAAGAGGGGCTCAGCAGTCACTTGAATGTGGCCAAGTGACTGGCCAAAAAAACCGATTCCCTAACGTCTGGCGTTAGTTGCAAAAAAGTGCCTCATTCACGACGAGTCCGAGctggaggacgaggagctggaggagctgctgtcCCCGGAACTGGTGTCGCTACTACTACCGCGGTGCTTCCGGCGCCTGGCCTTCTTCTCGTCGATAACCTCGTAGCTGGGCAGCGTGGAGTTGCTGGAGtcggagctgctgctgctcgagcTGCTCGACTCCTCCACAACTGCCTCGATTTTGCGGGATTTCCTGCGCCAAAACGGGCAATAAGTCAAAGGATAACCAGCCAAGTCCCGAGATATTACCTACTTCTTATCGTTTTTATCCGCGTTCTTGCGCttctgctttttggccaggtcGCAGTCACTCGGTGAACTGCTGCAGGTGCGCTTCGacttcttggccttcttgtCCTTGCGGCGCGACTCCTTGTCCGTGCCACTCGCCTTCGTGGAGTACAGGTTTTGCGAGCTGGCCGTGGAGTAGCCAGTGTCCTTGCGCTTGCGCTTCTTCCTGGAATCAGTGGGTTAATCagaattttctataaaatatagCTATGCTCAAGACGCACTTGTCCTTCTtgtccttcttctttttgctgTACACCGCCTCCTGCTCGGCATAGTCCTTGTCCTTTGctctataaataattcatgCAGTTTATTAAACAAGTATTTCAACCAGCAAACACTCACCTTTTGATCTTCTTCTTGACATCACCACCCCGCTCGTTGGATATCATGTAAATGCTATTCTGATCCGCATCCTGCACTTTCCTACGAGATTGGAACTGGCGCGCCTTGGCCATTCGACTTTCGCGCCGATTTTTCCAGAACTCGGCGTTGACCACATATAGCCGATAAAGCTGCAGGATGATCACCAACGAGTTTTTGCCTAATATCATTCAAATGATAAAATTGcttataaatgtatgtattattaaaaCGTACATGTGAAGAAGACGTTCATGTAGTTAATGATTTTGTACTGGAAGATGATCAGCAGGCGAAAGGTGAGGAAGGGGGCGTCCTGCAGGATCACATTGAGTACGATGCCCCACACGTCAATGCCACAGCAGCAGTTCTGGCAGCAGTCTGTATGTCTGCAGAACAGAGATTCGCATagaaaaaagtttataaatgaTCATGAAATAAACTCACTCCTCCTTGTGATGCGAGCCACTGCCTCGTGGTCGTCGTCCTCGCGTGGCGGACAGCACGATGGTGAACTGCATGAGGCTCCAGGACCAAATGCCCAGTGTCAGAAAGACCAGAAATCCAATCTTGGCTATGGAGTCGTCCTTGTAGGAGTCGAAGAACTCAATGATATCCGCCGCCGTGCCAATGTAGACCAGGAGCAGTTGGCTGAGCTGATCCCGGGTTAGATCGCCCTTGGGCAGCAGCCAGCGACCCACGATGAGGATGAGCATGAGGAACTGCTCGATGAGGGTTGTCCAGGTGTCCGGGGTCACCGAGAGGGTGACCCCGGCCTGACCCAGCAGAGTGGCCACCGGCGGCACGCcactgctgttggtgctgctgatgtAGATGGTGGTGTTGCCCACGGGAATGCTGAAGTTGCTCGGACTGTACACCGTCGAGTTGATCGCAGTCATGTTGCCCACGCGCCGGGCCACCTTGTCCAGCTCCAGGAGCCATATCGCCGGCACAATGCTGCTCAGGTAGAGGAACACCGAGGGGCAGAACCTGCGGACACAAAGGACACCGATGAGGTGGCCGAACGCCGAAcgcccaaaacaaacaacaagtCTGAGTGAGGCGACGAAAGGTAAACAAGAATCAAAAGACGACGCCTCCTCCTTCCCCCGCGAAATTCCATTAAAGTTTTTACCAGGACGAAGTGGAGGGGTGGGGGGTTGAACAACTTACACTTGAAATAAAAGTGCCCAGAGAATTGCTACAAATTGTCTATCAAATTTCCATAGTTTGGAATTCATAGCTATGCCACTTTCTAAACTCAATTCAACTCAATAGCCATACTTGTGACCAAGCATCCTTTGTAAGCTAAGGTGTGCTGTTTTGAAAGGGGGGGTACTTTTTTCTGAGTGTGGGGGTGCGGCCGCAGAGCTGGTGGTTTTTATGGAAGTGGGTGGCCAGGTGGGGCACACACTAAACACAtgatttcacttttaattgaaaatcaaagcCCGCGGCATGACGTCAGCATCGACTGATTGTTGTTTACACTTCGAGTTCGGAGTTAAGTCAGGGTATCCTGGAGTAGCCAGGATCTGGTGGTTTCATGCTTACCAGCGCCACTCCTGCGTCTTCTTGATCATGATGGTGAAGATGCcctcgagcagcagcaacagcagtggtCCACATAGTGCCCAGTATATGATATCGCTCTTGAGGGCCACCACCTGCCAAATGGCCAGCAGGCTGTGCGCACTGAAGATGATCCTCGTGAGGATGGCCTTGATCGTCGAGATTATCTTGGCCATGGCTGCAATGACATAATCCTCTCCTGCTCGCTTCCTGCAGCTCGGCAATCAGGACCAATGCCAAAGGACCGAGGACCAAgaaccaaggaccaaggaaaAGCGAACCGCACACGGCGAAATGGCAAACGCAACTGACAGCAGAAATCGCGGGGCCCCATATGCTTTCATTAGATGTTTAAACgctttttaagaaattaaggACACCGCCGCGAATGGCGCGTAATTGGTGAATGGCCACTGGTGAGGGAACCCTGTCCCGATGTCCTGTGTGTGCGTTCAGGACGAATCATCTTCGGCTTGTCCAGGGACGAACTGCAGACCGCAGAGTAAAGGAATGGATTCTTTGGCTTTTAAAGAAGAGCTGGTTTATCTTAAGTAAATTTAAGCTGATAAGGTATTTTTATGTATAATGTACTCTTTTGATTTTACGTTTTAATATTCTCTGATATATAAGTAATgtatgaaattaaattcagttgatatttttccaattcCCTCGAGCAAAACGCTCCTGGAAATGACTCCCCCACCGAAATCGAAGCCATGCGTGTTTTACTTATGTGCCTCGCAGTCACACGACCATTAAATGCTTCAGCTGACTTTTAAGACAGCAAACGGTGGACGATAAACGAGGAGTCCGAGTCCGCCTTCCACCCACCGGATTTTGGGTATGGCCCCGCAAATGCAGTGCAAACAAATCGGCGAAGGGAACGACCCCGAGCCTTGGCCATCAAACCGCTGGTAATGTAGCTGCATGGAAAGTTATAGTCATCGTAAAACCACCCCACCGAGATATATAGACGCGTATCTATGGGATGTTTGCCCCTAGGTGGGCAGAGTTGGGTCAATGTTTTGGCCGCACGTGAAGTCATTGAACAGGCGTAAGTAAGGGATGAGGTTCGTGCTCCGACTTGGCACAGCCATGCTAGGCGGGCAACCTGTTGACTGGCACACAGAAATCTTACAGTCTATACGGCGAGCTTGGGAGCAAAGTAAGTAATACAGCATATATCACTCATACGACATGTGCAACTGCCTTTGCATTCAGAGACATCACATGGTGTTCTATGAGGAGTAAAGTAATTCAGCgtatattacgcatacgccatgtgcaACAGCCTTTGCAAGCCAATAGGAATGTTCTAGTACTTACCTTCCAATTGCTTCAAtcacattattatttttgttttaaatatttaggtGTTTGTTTGGAGTGTAGCTTTTATTGCGCGAATTGATATGACTCGTTATGGCTTTGGGAACTCATCCCTGATTGCGGCGGCGGAGCAGCTGGTTGACCCGGCGCGAACTGACCCGCCTGCCCGAGCGCTTCTTGGatttggagctggagctggagctggagccgtTCTTGTAGACACGCACCTTGCGCTTGATCGAGTACTTGAGATTCTTGATCCTGAACCGCTTGCGATGGACcttcgaggaggaggacgaggaggccgtcgtggtggtggtggttgtggtggcatccgtcgtcgtcgtcgtcgtggtggtggcgtcggtggtggtggtggtcgtcGAGGTTGTGGTCGTGGCGGTGGTTAGCCAGATGCACAGGCTTATCGCCAGGATGCGGAGTGCCAGTTGTCCTGCCTTcatagtgtgtgtgtgtgctgcctgatgctgttgctgtggtgaATGCCATTTCGGACGCTGGCAGTTTTATATGTGGCCAAGACAATTGGCGAAATGTCTCAGCAAATATTGGCATTATGCTCTCGCCAATTACGTCTGCGCaacattttggccatatttaCACAGTTTGGTGATCAAACAAAGGAACAAGCTGGAATTTCGCAGAACGGGCCAACTGCCGCCACTAGCTATTAAgttatatgttttatatagCACTGACTTGAATTTTTACGACCTTTCATCTAAAATTAATCACACATTCCACTGAGAGAATTAGGTATTAAGAATTAAGCGAAATATTAAATAGAATAGAAATATCTATCCACCCTCTAAAAGAAGCAAATTAGGGGGAATAATATCCTGtgtaaaactttaaatttaagaatAGCGAGTATTTCAATAAGTTAGTTTAAAGAAGTGCAATGATTTGCTTAAATTGGGTACTTCCTTTTGCCGAGTGCCACCTAGTGTCGCCAGTCAGCTCCCTTCCCGAACAAATACAGATTGAGTGCCTGCATGTTGGCACATAAAACACTGCATAACCAAATATTTGCGTAGATCCAACTTGACTCCGTATTTGCCCGAAGGTCTGAAGGACCACcgcgaactgcgaactgcggATGACATGTATTGGTCCTGCGGATGACACCGATACCGAGTTACTGACGCTCTTGGGTTGCGTGGTCGGGCGGTCTCCCGCAGGGGCTTATCAACTTTATCCAGTCCAGGTTGCTATATAAGTGCGGGATATGCCAACCGACGTTCATTCGCAAGTCTCCTGCTGCAGGTGTCCCGTGCTccagttcctgctcctgctcctggccaaCCTTCCAGCTCCTCGGACTAATGGCTCACTACGCGTACCTCGCCGCCCTCGTGCTCCTGGGCATCTGCTGCCAGTGGGGATGCTGTGCAGCCATGGCCATGCCGGATGAGGAGCGCTATGTGCGCAAGGAGTACAACCGGGACCTGCTCGACTGGTTCAACAACGTGGGCGTGGGACAGTTCAGTCCCGGCCAAGTGGCCACGCTCTGTCGCTATCCGCTGATCCTCGAGAACTCCTTGGGCCCGGCCATGCCCATCCGGAAGCGCAACTCGGAGCTCATCAACTCCTTGTTGAGTCTGCCCAAGAACATGAACGATGCGGGCAAGTAAGCCCGTGCAGAAATGGCGAAGGAATGAAGGAATGTTGAACGACGGAACCTGAACAAGAACTTATGATTTGATGTTATACTTTGGGTTTTCGGTGCGTCGAAGGAAAGTGAAAGTCCGCAGATGTAAGCTGGTGTAGTCATCTAATTGAGAGCAAAGACCGTATAACTTTTGTTGCTTTAAACCTTTATGAACCTATATAGAGAAATATACAAGTAGCCTATTGTAGAAATGTTGTATATTATTAGGCTTCTTGCTGAAATAAACGTTTCCTGTCTTCAAATCTGGAAATCTGGTACAACAACTATTAAAGATTTTTATTCTGCGCATGGCAGACATTGTATCTTAATCACAGATACTAAACCTGGTTAAACATATTCGGTTTCGAAAGTAGATTTTGTCTATTGCTAAAAttggaatatatatttatttctattttaagtactaacttaaataaatatgcaatactGAAGCAGTCAAAAGTATGCTTTGGAAGCAAAAAACCCAAAGAATTGGCCATGAACTTGGCAAACAGACGCTTAAAAAGTAAACTAAATGCTTAATAAAGATACAAACTTATGAAAAGAAAGACAAGTCTGTCTATATATAGTACCCATAAGTAcccataattaaaaatgtatataggTTTCaggtatatattttcattgccAATAGTTTCGTAAGCTGAGCATCTGATTAACCAGACTTTTTCTTGTTAACTCGAATCTTGCGCACAGTTCTATATTTAAGATTAGTGATCGTGAAATGTTTCCTATGAACTGTCTTGGGCGTGGTCGAGGTCGTCGAAGTGGTTGCCTCCGTGGTTGTGGTGTTGGTGGATGTGGTGGAGTTCGTCTGGGCGGAGGAAGGCTGCAGCAGGAAGAATCCGGCGAACAGGACCAGTGCCAGTAGATAGGTGGTTAGCTTCATTGTTCTGCTTGGAAACGATTGTGAATGTATAGCACAGGCCTTTGGAGGCCT is a window encoding:
- the LOC122618917 gene encoding uncharacterized protein LOC122618917 — protein: MKLTTYLLALVLFAGFFLLQPSSAQTNSTTSTNTTTTEATTSTTSTTPKTVHRKHFTITNLKYRTVRKIRVNKKKSG
- the LOC122621574 gene encoding protein new-glue 3, with the translated sequence MKAGQLALRILAISLCIWLTTATTTTSTTTTTTDATTTTTTTTDATTTTTTTTASSSSSSKVHRKRFRIKNLKYSIKRKVRVYKNGSSSSSSSKSKKRSGRRVSSRRVNQLLRRRNQG
- the LOC122621859 gene encoding transmembrane protein 26, with protein sequence MAKIISTIKAILTRIIFSAHSLLAIWQVVALKSDIIYWALCGPLLLLLLEGIFTIMIKKTQEWRWFCPSVFLYLSSIVPAIWLLELDKVARRVGNMTAINSTVYSPSNFSIPVGNTTIYISSTNSSGVPPVATLLGQAGVTLSVTPDTWTTLIEQFLMLILIVGRWLLPKGDLTRDQLSQLLLVYIGTAADIIEFFDSYKDDSIAKIGFLVFLTLGIWSWSLMQFTIVLSATRGRRPRGSGSHHKEEHTDCCQNCCCGIDVWGIVLNVILQDAPFLTFRLLIIFQYKIINYMNVFFTCKNSLVIILQLYRLYVVNAEFWKNRRESRMAKARQFQSRRKVQDADQNSIYMISNERGGDVKKKIKRAKDKDYAEQEAVYSKKKKDKKDKKKRKRKDTGYSTASSQNLYSTKASGTDKESRRKDKKAKKSKRTCSSSPSDCDLAKKQKRKNADKNDKKKSRKIEAVVEESSSSSSSSSDSSNSTLPSYEVIDEKKARRRKHRGSSSDTSSGDSSSSSSSSSSSDSS
- the LOC122621245 gene encoding protein PDF; translation: MAHYAYLAALVLLGICCQWGCCAAMAMPDEERYVRKEYNRDLLDWFNNVGVGQFSPGQVATLCRYPLILENSLGPAMPIRKRNSELINSLLSLPKNMNDAGK